One Lacunisphaera limnophila DNA window includes the following coding sequences:
- a CDS encoding CheR family methyltransferase — MADFLTDVATPLSASNFRFVAELLQREAAISLEAGKEYLVETRLASLATRHNHASVNGLVEQIRSEQSFAHLVTPAIIDALTTNETLFFRDIHPFETLRKHVLPKLIAARAAEKKLTLWSAASSTGQEAYSLAMLLTEHFPQLQDWQVRIIGTDLSPTVVNKARRGIYSQIEVNRGLPASYLVKYFRQKSDGWHLADAIKAKVEFRELNLIRPWSFFSKFDLIFMRYVLIYFTVETKRQIMQNALKNLAPDGYFFLGGAESALTVTDIFTPVTHERTTCYQATPPKSAVGF; from the coding sequence ATGGCAGATTTTCTCACCGACGTCGCCACCCCCCTGAGTGCCTCCAACTTCCGGTTCGTGGCCGAGCTGCTCCAGCGTGAAGCCGCCATCTCCCTCGAGGCTGGCAAGGAATACCTCGTGGAGACCCGCCTGGCCAGCCTCGCCACCCGGCACAATCACGCGAGTGTCAACGGCCTCGTCGAACAGATCCGGTCCGAGCAAAGCTTCGCGCACCTGGTCACGCCCGCGATCATCGACGCCCTCACGACCAACGAGACGCTCTTCTTCCGCGACATCCATCCCTTCGAGACGCTGCGCAAGCACGTCCTGCCCAAACTCATTGCCGCGCGCGCCGCCGAGAAGAAACTCACGCTCTGGTCCGCCGCCAGCTCCACCGGTCAGGAGGCCTACAGCCTCGCCATGCTCCTCACCGAGCATTTCCCGCAGCTCCAGGACTGGCAGGTGCGGATCATCGGCACCGACCTTTCCCCCACCGTCGTGAACAAGGCCCGCCGCGGCATCTACTCGCAGATCGAGGTCAATCGCGGGCTGCCTGCGTCCTACCTCGTCAAATACTTCCGCCAAAAAAGCGATGGCTGGCACCTGGCCGATGCCATCAAGGCCAAGGTGGAGTTTCGCGAACTGAATCTGATCCGGCCCTGGTCCTTCTTCTCCAAGTTCGACCTGATCTTCATGCGCTATGTCCTGATCTATTTCACGGTCGAGACCAAGCGCCAGATCATGCAGAACGCGCTCAAGAACCTCGCCCCCGACGGCTACTTCTTCCTCGGCGGCGCCGAGTCCGCCCTGACCGT
- a CDS encoding protein-glutamate methylesterase/protein-glutamine glutaminase, protein MPKLRALVVDDAVVMRRLVATVLESDPAIEVAGSAANGRIALQKLTQVNPDFVTLDMEMPELDGLATLREIRRTHPRLPVIMLSLATRRGAVATLDALAAGASDYVTKPSDVANLEQSIALLQHDLLPRIHAHCRIASPAPVPATPGHAASTRPGAACPHGPAGGAELLVIATSTGGPNALCKVFSGLTRPVPVPVAIVQHMPPLFTETLAHRLDTLSPHLRCKEAAEGDILQAGHAYLAPGGRHLALERLPAGDLVCRLLDTPPENSCRPAADVLFRSAAAVAGGHVLAVVMTGMGHDGLRGCEHIHEAGGSIILQDEASSIVWGMPGAVAHAGLTRCILPLGEIAPQISRQLTLVPA, encoded by the coding sequence ATGCCCAAGCTGCGCGCCCTTGTCGTGGATGATGCCGTCGTCATGCGCCGGCTCGTCGCCACGGTGCTCGAGTCCGACCCGGCCATCGAGGTCGCCGGCAGCGCCGCCAACGGGCGGATCGCGCTGCAGAAACTCACGCAGGTGAATCCCGACTTCGTGACCCTGGACATGGAGATGCCCGAACTCGACGGCCTCGCCACGCTGCGTGAAATCCGCCGCACCCATCCCCGGCTGCCGGTCATCATGCTCTCGCTCGCCACCCGCCGCGGCGCCGTCGCCACCCTCGATGCCCTCGCCGCCGGCGCCAGCGACTACGTCACGAAACCCTCCGACGTCGCCAATCTCGAACAGAGCATCGCGCTGCTCCAACACGACCTGCTCCCGCGCATCCACGCCCATTGCCGCATCGCCTCGCCGGCTCCGGTCCCCGCCACCCCCGGCCACGCCGCCAGCACCCGTCCGGGCGCCGCCTGCCCGCATGGTCCCGCGGGCGGGGCCGAACTGCTGGTGATCGCGACTTCGACCGGCGGCCCGAACGCCCTGTGCAAGGTCTTCTCCGGCCTGACCCGGCCCGTCCCGGTTCCGGTCGCCATCGTGCAGCACATGCCCCCCCTCTTCACCGAGACCCTCGCCCACCGGCTCGACACGCTCTCCCCGCATCTCCGCTGCAAGGAGGCCGCGGAAGGCGATATCCTGCAGGCCGGCCACGCCTACCTCGCCCCGGGCGGCCGCCATTTGGCGCTGGAACGCCTACCCGCCGGCGACCTGGTCTGCCGCCTGCTCGATACCCCGCCGGAAAACTCCTGCCGGCCGGCCGCCGACGTCCTTTTCCGCTCCGCCGCCGCGGTCGCCGGTGGCCACGTCCTCGCCGTGGTCATGACCGGCATGGGCCATGACGGTCTGCGCGGCTGTGAACACATCCACGAGGCCGGCGGCTCCATCATCCTCCAGGACGAAGCCAGCTCCATCGTCTGGGGCATGCCCGGCGCCGTCGCCCACGCGGGCCTCACCCGCTGCATCCTGCCCCTCGGGGAAATCGCCCCCCAGATCTCTCGTCAGCTCACCCTTGTCCCCGCCTGA
- a CDS encoding response regulator produces the protein MRLLIVDDSKTMRSLLCSYAQDIQGETVEAADGLEALARLEEQVTPFDAALLDWDMPRMNGLELLKAIRTEPRYDGMKIMMVTANSTQDGVIEALSAGADDYLMKPLDGEMFADKLRLLGLVL, from the coding sequence ATGCGCCTCCTGATCGTTGACGACTCAAAAACCATGCGGAGCTTGCTCTGCTCCTATGCTCAGGACATCCAGGGGGAGACGGTCGAGGCCGCCGACGGCCTGGAAGCCCTGGCCCGGCTCGAGGAACAGGTGACCCCCTTCGACGCCGCCCTCCTCGACTGGGACATGCCCCGCATGAACGGCCTCGAGCTCCTCAAGGCCATCCGCACCGAGCCGCGGTACGACGGCATGAAGATCATGATGGTCACGGCCAACAGCACCCAGGATGGCGTCATCGAGGCCCTCTCCGCCGGCGCGGACGACTACCTCATGAAGCCGCTTGATGGGGAAATGTTCGCCGACAAGCTGCGCCTCCTCGGTTTGGTCCTCTAA
- a CDS encoding PAS domain-containing protein: MKLSHKILVPVTLLIVASIGAIYLTVLRMGASLERERSYALLAAASNIQATMDRNLFERYGDVQAFGLNTVAHRDLTNLGEAERAELTTVINNYVKAYGCYVYSFITEPGGRIVAINTVDATDRPLAGITDQLGRSVATTPWFRAVSSGQFTTGKAADGSALLSGTVVTDPAVDELANALYGAKAPAWTMTFTAPIRDNRGNLVGYWHNAFNASMLEEIVASTYRTIKNQELGSAELSVIDRHGNLVIDVDPTETGYEHTRPDDLFKVNFLSTNESAAIAAAKPGSPYSAVVSGRNERMSRSAGTDFIQVGGYARSVPTLGYVGSGFTTFVRAEPAEAFRVAHTLKNTVLIVGVVALALAMALMYFLVRHLVRSVNHVKAAIVALSQGNLSQAIQVSGRDEVAEMARACNATSEGLKRHFKADQVDWIQISELRVQSEMVNQTSIISVSDLKGDIVWCNDKFTEVSQYSREELIGKPHSKVRHPDMAKEVFKELWSTIGRGQTFRGVVKNRKKDGTPYYVDAVIAPVLGDNGKPVKYIGIRYDITASEVERQNAKAILDAINTNYAYIEFDTKGIVQLANDNFLKTLGYTLDEIKGRHHRIFVDPAISGTPTYAQFWADLNAGKSNSDVFKRINKEGKEVWIQAVYAPVLDEVGRVTKIVKIATDITAAKVESTNNDRQLAETNRNQLVIEFDAQGAILTANDNFLRSYGYSLGEIKGQHHRILLDSAQSASAAYGQLWNDLNAGKFITAEYRTVGKGGHEVWIQATYNPRVDVTGKVTRIVLLASDITPRKHAEASLKQTLEAVTTHSQTVASAAEELSATAKQMTEASTASSEQSDVVAAGSEQVSKNVGTVATAAEEMNATIKEIARNAAESARVATAAVKAATDTNTTVTKLGESSNEIGEVIKVITSIAQQTNLLALNATIEAARAGEAGKGFAVVANEVKELARQTAAATEDISRKIEAIQTDTKGAVTAIGDISRIIGQINDIQSTIASAVEEQSATTNEIARNASEAAAGSADMAKNITGISQATRATTEGARNTLSAAQELSKLAADLKAIVDRSHSSGSTQRPPDRVAA, from the coding sequence ATGAAACTAAGCCACAAGATCCTCGTCCCCGTCACGCTGCTCATCGTCGCCAGCATCGGGGCCATTTACCTCACCGTCCTCCGCATGGGCGCCAGCCTGGAGCGCGAGCGCTCCTACGCCCTGCTCGCCGCCGCCAGCAACATCCAGGCGACCATGGACCGCAACCTCTTCGAGCGTTACGGCGACGTCCAGGCCTTCGGGCTCAACACCGTGGCGCACCGCGACCTCACCAACCTCGGTGAGGCCGAGCGGGCCGAGCTCACCACGGTGATCAACAACTACGTCAAGGCCTACGGCTGCTACGTCTACAGCTTCATCACCGAACCCGGCGGCCGCATCGTCGCCATCAACACGGTTGACGCCACCGACCGGCCCCTCGCCGGCATCACCGACCAGCTGGGCCGCTCCGTCGCCACCACCCCCTGGTTCCGCGCCGTGTCCTCCGGCCAGTTCACGACCGGCAAGGCGGCGGATGGCTCCGCCCTGCTCAGCGGCACCGTGGTGACCGACCCGGCCGTCGACGAACTCGCCAATGCGCTCTACGGCGCCAAGGCCCCCGCCTGGACCATGACATTCACCGCCCCGATCCGCGACAACCGCGGCAACCTCGTGGGCTACTGGCACAACGCCTTCAATGCCTCCATGCTCGAGGAGATCGTCGCCTCGACCTACCGCACGATCAAGAACCAGGAGCTCGGCTCCGCGGAGCTCAGCGTGATCGACCGCCACGGCAACCTCGTCATCGACGTGGACCCCACGGAGACCGGCTACGAGCACACGCGTCCGGACGACCTGTTCAAGGTCAACTTCCTCAGCACGAACGAGAGCGCCGCGATCGCCGCGGCCAAGCCCGGCAGTCCCTACAGCGCCGTCGTCAGCGGTCGCAACGAGCGCATGTCCCGGAGTGCCGGCACCGACTTCATCCAGGTGGGCGGCTACGCCCGCAGCGTCCCGACCCTCGGCTACGTCGGCTCCGGCTTCACCACCTTTGTCCGCGCCGAACCCGCCGAGGCCTTCCGCGTTGCCCACACTTTGAAGAACACCGTCTTGATCGTCGGCGTCGTGGCCCTCGCCCTCGCCATGGCGCTCATGTACTTCCTCGTCCGTCACCTCGTGCGGTCGGTCAACCACGTCAAGGCCGCCATCGTCGCGCTTTCTCAGGGCAATCTCAGCCAGGCCATCCAGGTCAGCGGCCGCGACGAGGTCGCCGAAATGGCCCGCGCCTGCAACGCCACCAGCGAGGGCCTCAAGCGGCACTTCAAGGCCGACCAGGTCGACTGGATCCAGATTTCCGAGCTGCGCGTCCAGTCCGAGATGGTCAACCAGACCAGCATCATCTCCGTCTCCGACCTCAAGGGCGACATCGTCTGGTGCAACGACAAGTTCACCGAGGTCTCCCAATACAGCCGCGAGGAGCTCATCGGCAAACCCCACAGCAAGGTGCGCCACCCCGACATGGCCAAGGAGGTCTTCAAGGAACTCTGGTCGACCATCGGTCGCGGCCAGACCTTCCGCGGCGTGGTCAAGAACCGCAAGAAGGACGGCACCCCCTACTACGTCGATGCCGTCATCGCCCCGGTGCTCGGCGACAATGGCAAGCCGGTGAAATACATCGGCATCCGCTACGACATCACCGCCAGCGAGGTCGAGCGTCAGAACGCCAAGGCCATCCTCGACGCCATCAACACCAACTACGCCTACATCGAGTTCGACACCAAGGGCATCGTGCAACTCGCCAACGACAACTTCCTCAAGACCTTGGGTTACACCTTGGATGAGATCAAGGGCCGCCACCATCGCATCTTTGTCGACCCGGCCATCAGTGGCACACCGACCTACGCCCAGTTCTGGGCGGATCTGAACGCCGGCAAAAGCAATTCCGATGTGTTCAAGCGGATCAACAAGGAGGGCAAAGAAGTCTGGATCCAGGCGGTCTACGCCCCCGTGCTCGACGAGGTGGGTCGCGTGACGAAGATCGTGAAGATCGCCACGGACATCACCGCCGCCAAGGTGGAGTCGACCAACAACGACCGCCAGTTGGCCGAGACCAATCGCAACCAGCTGGTCATCGAGTTCGATGCCCAAGGCGCCATCCTTACGGCGAATGACAACTTCCTCCGCAGCTACGGGTACTCCCTCGGCGAGATCAAGGGCCAGCATCACCGCATCCTGCTCGACTCCGCCCAGTCGGCGTCCGCCGCCTATGGCCAGCTCTGGAACGACCTGAACGCCGGCAAGTTCATCACCGCCGAGTATCGCACCGTCGGCAAGGGCGGCCACGAGGTCTGGATCCAGGCCACGTACAACCCGCGCGTGGACGTGACCGGCAAGGTCACCCGCATCGTGTTGCTCGCGTCCGACATCACGCCGCGCAAGCACGCGGAAGCCAGCCTCAAGCAGACCCTCGAGGCCGTCACCACCCACTCCCAGACCGTCGCCTCCGCCGCGGAGGAACTCTCCGCCACCGCCAAGCAGATGACCGAGGCCAGCACGGCCTCCTCCGAGCAGTCCGACGTCGTCGCCGCCGGCTCCGAGCAGGTCAGCAAGAACGTCGGCACCGTCGCCACCGCCGCCGAGGAGATGAACGCCACCATCAAGGAGATCGCCCGCAACGCCGCCGAGTCCGCCCGCGTCGCCACCGCCGCCGTCAAGGCCGCCACCGACACCAACACCACCGTCACCAAGCTCGGCGAAAGCTCCAACGAGATTGGCGAGGTCATCAAGGTCATCACCTCCATCGCGCAGCAGACCAACCTGCTCGCCCTCAATGCCACCATCGAGGCCGCCCGCGCCGGCGAGGCCGGCAAGGGCTTCGCCGTCGTGGCCAACGAGGTCAAGGAGCTCGCCCGCCAGACGGCCGCCGCCACCGAGGACATCTCGCGCAAGATCGAGGCGATCCAGACCGACACCAAGGGCGCCGTCACCGCCATCGGTGACATCAGCCGCATCATCGGCCAGATCAACGATATCCAGTCCACCATCGCCAGCGCGGTGGAGGAGCAATCCGCCACGACCAACGAGATCGCCCGCAATGCCAGCGAGGCCGCCGCCGGCAGCGCCGATATGGCGAAGAACATCACGGGCATCTCCCAGGCCACCCGCGCCACCACCGAGGGCGCCCGCAACACCCTCAGCGCCGCCCAGGAGCTCTCCAAGCTCGCCGCCGATCTCAAGGCCATCGTGGACCGCAGCCACAGCTCCGGTTCGACCCAACGCCCGCCCGACCGCGTCGCCGCCTGA
- a CDS encoding chemotaxis protein CheW: protein MSTSRQYCTFLINHLLMGIDVLEVQEVIRGRPLTPVPLAPDAVHGLINLRGQIVTAVDLRRRLALPGRAPEAPTMLIVVRLGAEVAALIADDIGDVLEVDTASFELPPETLSPAAQHLIIGVQKLPQRLLHILDAARCADVAA, encoded by the coding sequence ATGTCCACCAGCCGCCAGTACTGCACTTTCCTGATCAACCATCTGCTGATGGGGATTGATGTCCTGGAGGTTCAGGAGGTCATCCGCGGCCGCCCGCTCACCCCGGTGCCGCTGGCCCCGGACGCCGTGCACGGGCTCATCAACCTGCGCGGCCAGATCGTGACCGCCGTGGATTTGCGCCGCCGACTGGCGCTGCCCGGTCGCGCCCCGGAAGCCCCGACCATGCTGATCGTGGTCCGCCTCGGCGCCGAAGTGGCCGCCCTCATCGCCGATGATATCGGCGATGTGCTCGAGGTCGATACCGCCAGTTTCGAACTGCCCCCCGAAACCCTGTCCCCGGCCGCCCAGCACTTGATTATTGGCGTCCAGAAACTCCCCCAGCGCCTCCTCCATATCCTTGACGCCGCCCGCTGCGCCGATGTCGCCGCCTGA
- a CDS encoding chemotaxis protein CheA has product MNNDLQQQFVRDMLTESYEGLDRYEQVILELEQGAAPGDRLNEIFRAIHTLKGTAGCLGFGRIQKIAHVGEGLLDHLRAGRLQINPAISSSLLRLSDALREILQSIDTTGVESTTDHEALTQTLQDLRDGKAAALPPIPAATPVPSPLPPPAPVAASETAATPNATWGLFDDEPAAATPAAPAADAANWGLFDDAAAPAAAAPADLPSADLPSPSAAPREARAASGPAAAGSTVRVDITLLDKLMNLVGELVLARNQLGQVSLSRQHRPEQVGEISQRINLITGELQENMMKTRMQPIETVWGKFPRIVRDIAQELGKQIRLDTFGADTELDRTIIEAIRDPLTHIVRNAVDHGLESPAVRTAAGKSPEGSLIMRAFHEGGQVIIEIIDDGAGVNIARVKAKALEKNLLTPEQAARLSDRDAVNLIFAPGFSTAETVTNISGRGVGMDVVRTNIEKIGGSVDVHSTPGQGTTLKIKIPLTLAIIPALLVEVARQRYAIPQVNLLELVRLEGAAARAALEHVYDSPVFRLRGQLMPLVFLDRELKLPAGPLDQAPSDLQIVVLQADGRRFGLVVSEVCDTQEIVVKPLSRQLKGLPMFAGATILGDGCVALILDVLGLANHARITGEQPTTAVADPALAAAGAGLMTRLLLFSVPGRDHLALPLDKTARLEEFAASKLERSGTREAVQYRDGILPLVRLDRVLPGARAVTAQARLPVIVYQQGPGKTVGLVVHEIRDIVEDRIQLQEGTAAPGISGSAIIQGTITDLVDVPAILRAADRAA; this is encoded by the coding sequence ATGAACAACGACCTCCAGCAGCAGTTCGTGCGGGACATGCTGACCGAAAGTTATGAGGGACTGGACCGGTATGAACAGGTCATCCTGGAACTTGAGCAAGGCGCGGCCCCCGGCGACCGGCTCAACGAGATCTTCCGCGCCATCCACACCCTGAAGGGCACGGCCGGCTGCCTCGGCTTCGGCCGCATCCAAAAGATCGCCCATGTCGGCGAGGGACTCCTCGACCACCTGCGCGCCGGCCGGCTGCAGATCAACCCGGCGATCAGCTCCTCCCTCCTCCGCCTCTCCGACGCCCTGCGCGAGATCCTGCAGTCGATCGACACCACCGGCGTGGAGAGCACCACCGATCACGAAGCCCTCACCCAGACGCTGCAGGACCTGCGCGACGGCAAGGCGGCGGCGCTGCCGCCGATCCCCGCGGCCACCCCCGTCCCGAGCCCTCTCCCTCCGCCGGCACCGGTCGCCGCCTCTGAGACCGCGGCCACCCCCAACGCCACCTGGGGCCTCTTCGATGACGAACCCGCGGCCGCGACCCCGGCCGCCCCCGCCGCCGACGCCGCGAACTGGGGCCTCTTCGACGATGCCGCCGCTCCCGCCGCCGCGGCACCAGCCGATCTCCCCTCGGCCGATCTCCCCTCTCCCAGCGCGGCGCCCCGGGAGGCGCGGGCGGCTTCCGGCCCGGCCGCCGCCGGCTCCACCGTGCGCGTCGACATCACCCTGCTCGACAAGCTCATGAACCTCGTCGGGGAACTGGTGCTCGCACGCAACCAGCTCGGCCAGGTTTCGCTCAGCCGGCAGCACCGGCCCGAGCAGGTCGGCGAGATCTCCCAGCGCATCAATCTCATCACCGGCGAACTGCAGGAAAACATGATGAAGACCCGCATGCAGCCGATCGAGACAGTCTGGGGCAAGTTCCCGCGGATCGTCCGCGACATCGCCCAGGAACTGGGCAAGCAGATCCGGCTCGATACCTTTGGCGCCGACACCGAACTGGACCGCACGATTATCGAGGCCATCCGCGACCCGCTGACCCATATCGTCCGCAACGCCGTCGACCATGGCCTGGAATCCCCCGCGGTCCGCACCGCCGCCGGCAAGTCGCCGGAGGGGTCGCTGATCATGCGCGCGTTTCACGAGGGTGGCCAGGTCATCATCGAGATCATCGACGACGGCGCCGGTGTGAATATCGCCCGCGTCAAGGCCAAGGCTCTCGAGAAGAACCTCCTCACGCCCGAGCAGGCCGCCCGCCTCTCCGACCGCGACGCGGTCAACCTGATCTTCGCCCCCGGCTTTTCCACCGCGGAAACGGTCACCAACATTTCCGGCCGCGGCGTCGGCATGGATGTCGTCCGCACCAACATCGAGAAGATTGGCGGCTCGGTCGACGTCCACAGCACCCCCGGCCAGGGCACCACCCTCAAGATCAAGATCCCCCTGACGCTCGCCATCATCCCGGCGCTGCTCGTGGAGGTCGCCCGGCAGCGGTATGCCATCCCGCAGGTCAACCTGCTGGAACTGGTCCGGCTCGAGGGCGCCGCCGCCCGCGCCGCGCTCGAGCACGTCTACGATTCGCCGGTCTTCCGCCTCCGCGGCCAGCTCATGCCGCTCGTCTTCCTCGACCGGGAACTCAAATTGCCCGCCGGCCCACTCGACCAGGCCCCCTCCGACCTCCAGATCGTCGTGCTGCAGGCCGACGGCCGCCGCTTCGGCCTCGTCGTCTCCGAGGTGTGCGACACCCAGGAAATCGTGGTCAAACCCCTCTCCCGCCAGCTCAAGGGCCTGCCCATGTTCGCGGGCGCAACCATCCTTGGCGACGGCTGTGTCGCCCTCATCCTCGACGTGCTGGGCCTGGCCAACCACGCCCGCATCACCGGGGAGCAACCTACCACCGCCGTGGCCGATCCGGCCCTCGCCGCCGCCGGCGCCGGCCTCATGACCCGCCTGCTGCTGTTCTCCGTGCCCGGCCGCGACCACCTCGCCCTGCCCCTCGACAAGACCGCCCGGCTCGAGGAATTCGCCGCCAGCAAGCTCGAACGCTCCGGCACCCGTGAGGCGGTCCAGTATCGCGACGGGATCCTGCCGCTCGTGCGTCTCGACCGGGTCCTGCCCGGCGCCCGCGCGGTCACCGCCCAGGCCCGCCTGCCGGTCATCGTCTACCAGCAGGGCCCCGGCAAGACCGTGGGCCTCGTCGTCCACGAGATCCGCGACATCGTCGAGGACCGCATCCAGCTCCAGGAAGGCACCGCGGCCCCGGGCATCTCCGGCTCCGCCATCATTCAGGGCACCATCACCGACCTCGTCGACGTCCCGGCCATCCTGCGCGCCGCCGACCGTGCCGCCTGA
- a CDS encoding response regulator, which translates to MKKTVLAVDDALTMRKMVVFTLRTAGFETLEAANGVEALQKLAANHVDLIITDVNMPQMDGITFTREARAALRGRPVPILILTTESELEKKNLARAAGATGWIVKPFQQAQLLGVVGKVLPGSIAAATVA; encoded by the coding sequence ATGAAAAAAACCGTGCTGGCCGTGGACGATGCGCTGACCATGCGTAAGATGGTGGTATTCACGTTGCGCACGGCCGGCTTTGAAACGCTGGAAGCCGCCAACGGTGTCGAGGCCCTGCAGAAACTGGCCGCCAACCACGTCGATCTGATCATCACCGACGTCAACATGCCGCAGATGGACGGCATCACGTTCACCCGCGAGGCCCGCGCCGCCCTCCGCGGCCGCCCCGTGCCCATCCTCATTCTCACCACCGAGTCGGAGCTGGAAAAGAAAAACCTCGCCCGCGCCGCCGGCGCCACCGGCTGGATCGTCAAGCCTTTCCAGCAGGCCCAACTCCTCGGGGTCGTCGGCAAGGTGCTGCCCGGTTCGATTGCGGCCGCCACCGTCGCCTGA
- a CDS encoding STAS domain-containing protein: MHPPVTAANYVAASDILSTNAEGIRADLGRIAAQVSDNSILTIDLRACRLVDSVGLNLIVSTIKQCRTRGIKIRLLVAHPNLHRILTFTRLGQYADIVRESAGA; this comes from the coding sequence ATGCACCCGCCCGTAACCGCCGCCAACTATGTCGCCGCGAGCGACATCTTGAGCACCAATGCCGAGGGCATTCGCGCGGATTTGGGCCGCATCGCTGCCCAGGTATCCGATAACTCGATCCTCACGATCGATTTGCGCGCCTGCCGTCTCGTCGACTCCGTCGGATTGAACCTCATCGTCTCCACCATCAAACAGTGCCGCACCCGCGGTATCAAAATCCGGCTGCTCGTCGCCCATCCCAACCTGCACAGGATCCTGACCTTCACCCGCTTGGGCCAGTATGCCGACATCGTGCGGGAATCGGCCGGTGCCTGA
- a CDS encoding response regulator, translating to MVSLTPVAHGRILIVDDDRSQLMVLEAHLRNLGYATTALHSVHEASAWLKSSSTLEYVCVVTDYWMPGGTGLDLLRILRAEDPTLAVIILTMCGDKDLIAGALRDGVHGFMEKPIVPRVLADHVTRAVASTRQQRELREATQIAQEVGRNQLKLLRHQIAKLGRRLQAHYQPFGAVSGDFLSIFPMDEQNFVMIASDTSGHDMKSAYQSSYFHGLARGMLQCGGTIEEVFRHTNRMLLESVNADEIDISLAAIAFQANLETMSIRCLNTGFPQPYLIDGEGMASPLSEEPSNPLGWFPDLPHASQQTQPVGHIAFWSDGLDDLADRLQLDPLSLVFRLCQPGEDKSKLTMHAADDIVVVRASFGIEQSVADQPFAILAQTYRGDQLPEINEHQTFIENSVLTALPGVPEDKLSEILVCLRESLINALKHGCKGAPDEWARVQASYHPSTGCLRLRVSDSGPGHDFDHKRHEEAAADELLTEHRGLVMINNLPAQTYFSGNGSIVTMDFFI from the coding sequence ATGGTGTCTCTCACTCCGGTCGCCCATGGCCGTATCTTGATCGTCGATGACGATCGGTCCCAGCTGATGGTGCTGGAGGCCCACCTGCGAAATCTCGGCTACGCTACAACCGCCTTGCACTCGGTCCACGAGGCCAGCGCCTGGCTGAAATCCAGCTCCACCCTCGAATACGTCTGCGTTGTCACCGACTACTGGATGCCGGGCGGCACGGGCCTCGATCTGCTGCGCATCCTGCGCGCCGAGGACCCGACCCTGGCCGTCATCATCCTCACCATGTGCGGCGACAAGGACCTCATCGCCGGCGCCTTGCGGGACGGCGTGCACGGTTTCATGGAGAAGCCGATCGTGCCCCGCGTGCTGGCCGACCATGTGACCCGCGCCGTCGCCTCGACCCGCCAGCAGCGCGAATTGCGCGAGGCCACTCAGATTGCCCAGGAGGTCGGCCGCAACCAGCTGAAACTGCTGCGGCACCAGATCGCCAAGCTGGGCCGCCGCCTGCAAGCCCACTACCAGCCGTTCGGCGCGGTGAGCGGTGACTTCCTCAGCATCTTCCCGATGGACGAACAGAACTTTGTCATGATCGCCTCCGACACCTCGGGCCATGACATGAAGTCCGCCTACCAATCCTCGTATTTTCACGGCCTCGCGCGCGGCATGCTGCAATGCGGGGGCACCATTGAGGAGGTCTTCCGCCACACCAACAGGATGCTCCTCGAATCGGTCAACGCCGATGAGATCGACATCTCGCTGGCCGCGATCGCGTTCCAGGCAAACCTGGAAACCATGAGCATTCGGTGCCTCAACACCGGATTCCCCCAGCCCTACCTCATCGACGGCGAGGGCATGGCCAGCCCGCTGAGTGAAGAACCCAGCAACCCCCTGGGCTGGTTTCCCGACCTGCCGCACGCTTCCCAGCAAACCCAACCCGTAGGCCACATCGCCTTCTGGTCCGACGGGCTCGACGACCTCGCGGACCGGCTGCAACTCGATCCCCTGAGCCTGGTTTTCCGGCTGTGTCAGCCCGGCGAGGACAAGTCCAAGCTGACCATGCACGCCGCCGATGACATTGTCGTGGTCCGGGCCAGTTTCGGCATCGAGCAGTCGGTGGCCGACCAGCCCTTTGCCATCCTTGCCCAAACCTATCGCGGCGACCAACTCCCGGAAATAAACGAACACCAGACCTTCATCGAGAACAGCGTGCTGACCGCACTGCCCGGGGTGCCGGAGGACAAGCTTTCGGAAATTCTCGTGTGCCTGCGCGAGTCGCTGATCAACGCCCTGAAGCACGGCTGCAAGGGGGCCCCGGATGAATGGGCCCGGGTCCAGGCCTCGTATCACCCGTCCACCGGTTGCCTCCGCCTCCGGGTGTCCGACAGCGGCCCCGGCCATGATTTTGACCACAAACGCCATGAAGAGGCGGCGGCCGATGAACTCCTGACCGAACATCGCGGCTTGGTGATGATCAATAACCTGCCCGCCCAAACATATTTCTCCGGCAACGGCAGTATTGTGACGATGGATTTCTTCATCTAA